One Oscillospiraceae bacterium genomic region harbors:
- a CDS encoding elongation factor G yields the protein MDYASKDIRNILVAGHAGCGKTTLTEALLYMSGATERMGRVEDGTTASDFDPEEIRRKASLNSSVVPVEYEGIKYNLIDVPGLFDFETGAAEGIMAAESVLICVSGRSGVTVGAEKAYQLAIKHNKARMVFVTKADLENADCFKILEQMKIKFGPSVCPCVVPVRLDDGTVAYINLFSQKAFKYEGGKQVQIDLPDIGHRFEGLIQAMSEAIAETDEALMEKFFEGEPFTTEEIVQGMAAGVRSGQITPVFCGSAVNNQALDMLLYNMNVLLPGADTAAAVGEDKDGNPVDITADPAAPLCAYVFKTVADPFVGKMSFIKVLSGKLTAASNTVNARTGQPERMGKTLIVCGKKQTDTAAITTGDIGVVSKLATAKTGDTLCDPARVVALPAPAYPTGCYRMAVKVAKKGDEGKVSGALARLIEEDPAITFVVDPETKQQIISGLGTQHLEVALAKLKNKFGVEITLETPRVPYRESIRKSCKAQGRHKKQTGGHGQFGDVWIQFEPIEGEDIEFAENVFGGSVPKNFFPAVEKGVRQAAEHGVLAGYPMVGLKATLLDGSYHPVDSSEMAFIMAAKLAYKAAVPEAGPVLLEPIGSLQAHVPADNTGDIMGEVTKRRGRVLGMNPDEDGLQVVEAEVPIAEMQDFTTFLRQLTQGRGWYTFDFVRYETLPQMLEAKVIEQAKALGNFADED from the coding sequence ATGGACTATGCAAGCAAAGACATCCGCAACATTCTGGTCGCCGGCCACGCTGGCTGCGGCAAAACCACGCTGACCGAAGCCCTGCTGTACATGAGCGGCGCGACCGAGCGCATGGGCCGTGTTGAGGACGGCACCACCGCCAGCGACTTCGACCCCGAAGAGATCCGCCGCAAGGCATCGCTGAACTCCAGCGTTGTCCCCGTTGAGTACGAGGGCATCAAATATAACCTCATCGATGTGCCCGGCCTGTTCGATTTCGAGACCGGCGCAGCCGAGGGTATCATGGCCGCCGAAAGCGTGCTGATCTGCGTGTCCGGCCGTTCCGGCGTCACCGTCGGCGCCGAGAAAGCCTACCAGCTGGCCATTAAACACAACAAGGCGCGGATGGTCTTTGTCACCAAAGCCGACCTGGAAAACGCCGACTGCTTCAAGATCCTGGAGCAGATGAAGATCAAGTTCGGCCCCAGCGTCTGCCCCTGTGTTGTGCCGGTCCGCCTGGACGACGGCACCGTCGCCTACATCAACCTGTTCAGCCAGAAAGCCTTTAAGTACGAGGGCGGCAAGCAGGTCCAGATCGACCTGCCCGACATCGGCCACCGCTTCGAGGGTCTGATCCAGGCCATGAGCGAGGCCATCGCCGAGACCGACGAAGCCCTGATGGAAAAGTTCTTCGAGGGTGAGCCTTTCACCACCGAGGAGATCGTCCAGGGCATGGCCGCGGGCGTCCGCAGCGGCCAGATCACCCCCGTATTCTGCGGCAGTGCCGTCAACAACCAGGCGTTGGATATGCTGCTGTACAACATGAACGTCCTGCTGCCCGGCGCTGACACCGCCGCTGCCGTGGGCGAGGATAAGGACGGTAACCCTGTCGACATCACTGCCGATCCCGCTGCCCCGCTGTGCGCCTACGTCTTTAAGACCGTGGCCGACCCGTTCGTGGGTAAGATGAGCTTTATCAAGGTGCTGTCCGGCAAGCTGACCGCCGCCAGCAACACTGTCAACGCCCGCACCGGCCAGCCGGAGCGCATGGGCAAGACCCTCATCGTCTGCGGCAAAAAGCAGACCGACACGGCTGCCATCACCACCGGCGACATTGGCGTTGTCTCCAAGTTGGCCACCGCCAAGACCGGTGATACCCTGTGCGACCCCGCCCGCGTGGTGGCGCTGCCCGCACCCGCCTACCCCACCGGCTGCTACCGCATGGCCGTCAAGGTCGCCAAGAAGGGCGACGAGGGCAAGGTCAGCGGCGCGCTGGCCCGCCTGATTGAGGAAGATCCCGCCATCACCTTCGTGGTCGATCCCGAGACCAAGCAGCAGATCATCAGCGGCCTGGGCACCCAGCATTTGGAAGTCGCCCTTGCCAAGCTGAAGAATAAGTTCGGTGTCGAGATCACGCTGGAAACCCCGCGCGTGCCCTACCGCGAATCCATCCGCAAGAGTTGCAAGGCCCAGGGCCGCCACAAGAAGCAGACCGGCGGCCACGGCCAGTTCGGTGATGTCTGGATCCAGTTCGAGCCTATCGAGGGCGAGGACATCGAGTTTGCCGAGAACGTGTTCGGCGGCAGCGTACCGAAGAACTTCTTCCCCGCTGTTGAAAAGGGCGTCCGCCAGGCGGCCGAGCACGGCGTGCTGGCCGGTTACCCGATGGTCGGCCTGAAAGCCACCCTGCTGGACGGCAGCTATCACCCTGTGGATTCCAGTGAAATGGCGTTCATTATGGCCGCCAAGCTGGCCTACAAGGCCGCTGTTCCTGAAGCTGGCCCTGTTCTGCTGGAGCCCATCGGGTCCCTGCAGGCCCATGTCCCGGCAGACAACACCGGCGATATCATGGGTGAGGTCACCAAGCGCCGCGGCCGTGTGCTGGGCATGAACCCGGATGAGGACGGCCTGCAGGTCGTGGAGGCCGAGGTGCCCATCGCCGAGATGCAGGATTTCACCACCTTCCTGCGTCAGCTGACCCAGGGCCGCGGCTGGTACACCTTCGATTTCGTCCGCTACGAGACTCTGCCCCAGATGCTGGAAGCCAAGGTCATCGAGCAGGCCAAAGCCCTCGGCAACTTCGCCGACGAGGACTAA
- a CDS encoding SpoIIE family protein phosphatase — protein sequence MATYLGEKLHTNVQLPAILPGARGAALLWQGAAAATGLVLGAGQVYGGAAPFGLAFTMVCPPLYLFAAAGGVLISSLAFQPAVLGVKVIAALTATVAVRRLLQDKPNTKNAGIWAGCLALALVQAAVLFFAGGYVDLSQAAATGTTALLAAGSAWLMRRFPYREPRGLCLWLAIAAACLQRCARGPLAPGLAVAAAAGLCAAFAGTLEETAVVSITLAAAITAASPNLCYAALAVALGSLAAACLYPGERLRCAGVFAAGCVLGALAAPDAAGVLPLFVAGAVGLGAALAVPGAWLRVVFPPPAPPVQTQGLSGAARRLAGVADTLSDIADTVNAVCTRQMPPKGENFDFVVEHIARTTCQTCTRRSRCWVRGYATAMDGLYQLKPMLESRGRVEVEDLPGQLSVCIHPADLCTAANHGYRLWRSRRQTRARASMLRTALTEQYSAMAGALAQLAGKLGQAGLPDPRREEKVAQLFAGLGLDALECSVTSDLAGRLTAAVTIARTRFTEEEIKALTAEVSRICRRDMDLPEVTHCRTVTMLTFGERPLFTATFGTAGRPAKGQNVSGDALDCFCDTSGRAQLLLCDGMGTGRAAAVDGQMAARLTGQLLRAGFAAESAARLVNVALGLKSAEQESGATLDLLTVDLYTGRAGLFKAGAAPSFLVRGGLPRMLEGASLPMGVLESLVGRSTTFALDSGDWVVLVSDGALTDGTEWLTQQLQLCARLGHTPQQAAETIADAAARRAGEKQDDITVAVFALGKAG from the coding sequence ATGGCTACTTATTTGGGAGAAAAACTGCATACAAACGTACAACTGCCTGCTATCTTGCCCGGTGCCCGCGGGGCGGCGCTGCTGTGGCAGGGGGCGGCGGCCGCCACGGGGCTGGTGCTGGGGGCCGGGCAGGTCTACGGCGGGGCCGCACCCTTTGGGCTGGCCTTCACGATGGTCTGTCCGCCGCTCTACCTGTTTGCCGCGGCAGGTGGCGTGCTCATCAGCAGTTTGGCGTTTCAGCCTGCGGTGCTGGGGGTCAAGGTTATTGCGGCGCTCACGGCCACTGTGGCGGTGCGGCGGCTGCTGCAGGACAAGCCCAACACGAAAAACGCGGGCATCTGGGCCGGGTGTCTGGCGCTGGCGTTGGTCCAGGCGGCCGTACTTTTTTTCGCGGGCGGCTACGTCGACCTGTCCCAGGCGGCGGCCACCGGCACCACGGCGCTGCTGGCGGCGGGGTCTGCCTGGCTGATGCGCCGTTTCCCTTACCGGGAGCCGCGGGGGCTGTGCCTGTGGCTGGCCATCGCGGCCGCCTGCCTGCAGCGGTGTGCCCGCGGGCCGTTGGCTCCGGGCCTGGCGGTGGCCGCAGCAGCCGGGCTGTGCGCCGCCTTTGCCGGCACGTTGGAGGAGACCGCTGTGGTCAGCATCACGCTGGCGGCGGCCATCACGGCGGCCAGCCCGAACCTTTGCTACGCGGCGCTGGCGGTGGCACTGGGAAGCCTGGCGGCAGCCTGCCTTTACCCCGGCGAGCGCCTGCGCTGTGCTGGCGTTTTTGCGGCGGGCTGCGTGCTGGGAGCCTTGGCCGCCCCCGATGCCGCCGGTGTGCTGCCGCTGTTTGTGGCCGGGGCTGTGGGCCTCGGCGCGGCGCTGGCTGTGCCGGGGGCGTGGCTGCGGGTGGTGTTTCCGCCGCCCGCCCCGCCGGTGCAGACCCAGGGGTTAAGCGGTGCCGCCCGCCGCCTGGCCGGTGTGGCGGATACCTTAAGCGACATCGCTGACACGGTCAACGCCGTCTGCACCCGCCAGATGCCGCCCAAAGGGGAAAACTTTGACTTCGTGGTGGAGCACATCGCCCGCACCACCTGCCAGACCTGCACCCGCCGCAGCCGGTGCTGGGTGCGGGGCTATGCCACGGCCATGGACGGGCTGTACCAACTCAAGCCCATGCTGGAGAGCCGGGGCCGCGTGGAGGTGGAGGACCTGCCCGGGCAGCTGTCGGTGTGCATCCACCCGGCGGACCTGTGTACGGCGGCCAATCATGGGTATCGGCTGTGGCGCAGCCGCCGCCAGACGCGGGCGCGGGCCTCCATGCTGCGCACCGCCCTGACCGAGCAGTACAGCGCCATGGCGGGGGCACTGGCGCAGCTGGCGGGCAAACTGGGCCAGGCGGGCCTGCCCGATCCCAGGCGGGAGGAAAAAGTCGCCCAGCTTTTTGCGGGGCTGGGGCTGGATGCGCTGGAGTGCAGCGTTACCTCCGACCTGGCAGGCCGTCTGACTGCCGCCGTGACCATCGCCCGCACCCGGTTTACCGAGGAGGAGATCAAGGCCCTGACCGCCGAGGTGAGCCGCATCTGCCGCCGGGACATGGACCTGCCGGAAGTTACCCACTGCCGCACGGTCACAATGCTGACTTTTGGCGAACGGCCGTTGTTTACGGCGACGTTTGGCACCGCAGGACGCCCGGCTAAGGGGCAGAACGTCAGCGGTGACGCGCTGGATTGCTTTTGCGATACCAGCGGCCGCGCCCAACTGCTGCTGTGCGACGGCATGGGTACCGGCCGCGCCGCCGCTGTGGACGGCCAGATGGCCGCCCGCCTGACGGGCCAGCTGTTGCGGGCAGGCTTTGCCGCCGAGAGCGCCGCGCGGCTGGTCAACGTGGCGCTGGGCCTAAAGAGCGCCGAGCAGGAATCTGGCGCCACGCTGGACCTGCTGACGGTGGATCTTTACACAGGCCGGGCGGGGTTGTTCAAGGCTGGGGCCGCGCCCAGCTTTTTGGTGCGGGGCGGCCTGCCCCGCATGCTGGAGGGCGCCAGCCTGCCCATGGGCGTGTTGGAAAGTCTCGTGGGCCGCAGCACCACCTTTGCGCTGGACAGCGGGGACTGGGTGGTGCTGGTCAGCGACGGTGCGCTGACCGATGGCACCGAATGGCTGACGCAGCAATTGCAGCTCTGCGCCCGCTTGGGCCACACCCCGCAGCAGGCCGCCGAAACCATAGCCGATGCCGCCGCCCGACGGGCCGGGGAAAAACAGGATGACATCACCGTAGCGGTGTTTGCGCTTGGCAAAGCCGGGTGA